The genomic DNA CTTCATCCGGCGGCAACTGGGCCGGGGGCGTCCGCGTCTTCAATACCGCATCGACCAGACGCCGGTAACGCGACCGCAGACCCGGATAGCGCGCCAGCGTTATTTGCGTCGCCTGCTGATTCTGCGCCCACCAGGGCGCGTCAGGCTCCACGACATCGTGCGCGGCGGCCAGGGCAATCAGCCACAAATACAGGTCGCGGTTCAAAGCCCGACTCGGCAACACCGCCAGTTGTCCCGGCAATTGCAGCGTTTCCCGATCCCGGCGCGCGGGTTCCACGGTGTCCCCGATTCCAGCGATACGCGCCAGCCAACCGCGTCGCGCGCCCTGTGGCTGCGCCGACGCAGGCGCCACGCGCAGACCAGGATCGCCGCCGAAGGCGCGGAACAGCAACCCGGCGGTTTTCTCGATTTCCGCCAGCGTAACCGTTGCTTCCGGCGCCGACCGTTGCGCTACCCGTGTGATCCAGCGATGCCACAGCGCACCGATCTGTTCTTCCATCTGAAGGTCACTCCATCTTAGGCATGAATCTGTTGAAACTTTTGCAACCACTCAATAGCCTGACTGATAAGCTAACAACCTCCTGCTTTCGACACTGAGGACATTTTATGTATACGCTTTACCGTCTGAATGCTGACGAATTATCCATCGATCTTCTTGAATCCATTAAAACGCAATTTCGCCATCAACTTATTGAAATTGCAGTCTGCCCAGCCGAAACAGCGGAGCAGGATGAAACCGCTTATCTGTTGGCGAATCCGGCAAATCGCGCTCGTCTTCTGGAAGCAATGGAAAATGTTCGTCAGCAACGCGATCTAGTGACCGTAGACCTGGCTGATTTGCAATGAAAATCGCCTTTGAAAAGATCGCATTCGCCGATTTTACCGCGTGGGCTGAGCAGGATCGGAAAATTCATAAGCGCATTGTGGCCTTGATCATGGATATCATGCGTGATCCTCGTCAGGGCATTGGCAAACCGGAACCACTCAGACATGAATTGCATGGCTACTGGTCACGGCGCATTAACGATGAACATCGGTTGGTTTATCGCGTCGAAACCGAAACCATTACCATTATTGCTTGCAAACATCACTACGAATAAAAAAATTGCTTGTAGATAAATATATTAAGTCAATTATCAAACGACGGACTTGAGGGGTCTGGAACCGGTTTTAGCCTTGTCCATTGCTGACTGGCCCGTTAGCAACCCTTGCGAGCCATCGGCCTGCAACGCCTGCTGACCCTCGATCCAGTGCAACAGACTTCCCTGGGGGTTATCGCGCTGCACCGTTCCACAGGCGTCGATGCATTGCCCGCACTGGGTGCAAGCGAACATCAAACGCTTGATATTGCGTGGCTTGAGGCGCATCGGGCAGGCGTGATCGCAGAAAGACGGGCAAGCGGCGCAATCACGGGCGCGTTCCCGCGGATAACCCACGACCATCGCCTGACGGTTGCTCATCCACGCCAGACTCTGAAACATCCCGACGGCGCAGGCGTAGCGGCAGAACAGATGCCGGGCAAAGGTGAATTCCAGAAACAGCACCGTGGTCGCCACGCCGATGAACAGCGCCTGATTGCGCGTCAGGCTCCACTGGAACAGGTTGCCGTAAACCTCAGCTGGCGGCAGCAGATAAGTCAATAACGCCACGGCCCACAGGAAGGCGAAGACCAGCGCGAGAGGCATCGCCAGGAACCAGTAGCGCCGGTCGGATAACGCCGGCGTCCCGTTCGGGTGATAAGGCGGTCCCGGCTTTTTGTCCCAGATGCTTTGCTTGCCGCTGGCCTTGCGCACCAGTTGATTGATGGTTTCCACCACCGAGAAATGCGGACACAGCCAGCCGCAGTACAAACGGCCCCAGCGCCAGGCGACGCCGAGAAACACGACGGCCAGCAGCACCAGCGGCGCGATGACCCGCAACAGAATGTTCAGCGACATCTGCTGATGGTCGATCCGTCCGGCCAGATAATCGTCCAGGCCCAGCGTCCACGGCGCGCCAAAAAGGATCAGGTGCCCTTGCGTCAAATCGAAACGCAGCAGATCGA from Gammaproteobacteria bacterium includes the following:
- a CDS encoding Txe/YoeB family addiction module toxin yields the protein MKIAFEKIAFADFTAWAEQDRKIHKRIVALIMDIMRDPRQGIGKPEPLRHELHGYWSRRINDEHRLVYRVETETITIIACKHHYE
- a CDS encoding 4Fe-4S binding protein — translated: MTPFQRQRVLYQGGFFILFLFAPVVDLLRFDLTQGHLILFGAPWTLGLDDYLAGRIDHQQMSLNILLRVIAPLVLLAVVFLGVAWRWGRLYCGWLCPHFSVVETINQLVRKASGKQSIWDKKPGPPYHPNGTPALSDRRYWFLAMPLALVFAFLWAVALLTYLLPPAEVYGNLFQWSLTRNQALFIGVATTVLFLEFTFARHLFCRYACAVGMFQSLAWMSNRQAMVVGYPRERARDCAACPSFCDHACPMRLKPRNIKRLMFACTQCGQCIDACGTVQRDNPQGSLLHWIEGQQALQADGSQGLLTGQSAMDKAKTGSRPLKSVV